The following are encoded in a window of Panicum virgatum strain AP13 chromosome 5N, P.virgatum_v5, whole genome shotgun sequence genomic DNA:
- the LOC120673674 gene encoding uncharacterized protein LOC120673674 codes for MERGSPRGRCALLALCSALLLLAASARSAWAAPVEDGLLSNGDFETAPAGGFVKSASVAEGASSIPGWTINGTVELISAGQHQGGMILIVPQGDHAVRLGNDASVGQVVEVEKGSEYAITFSAARTCAQLEALNVSVLGGVSQTVDLQTLYNIEGWDAYALAFQATDEQAHIQFMNPGMEDDPTCGPILDNVAIKKLFTPDKPKDNVVLNGDFEEGPWMFPNTSFGVLLPTNLDEQTSAIPCWMIESNRAVRFIDSDEYKVPQGKRAIELLSGKEGIISQMVETTPQKEYSLTFTLGTAGDSCQPPMAIMAFAGDQAQNFHYSPMGNATSQAANVTFTAHAERTRVAFYSVYYNTRSDDHSSLCGPVIDDVRVRGLNAAAGLKASVGLVLSIVGMVGMVLL; via the exons ATGGAGCGGGGTTCGCCGAGGGGGAGGTGCGCATTGCTGGCGCTGTGCTCGGCGCTGCTTCTCCTGGCGGCGTCCGCCCGCTCGGCATGGGCGGCTCCGGTTGAGGATg GCCTGCTCAGCAATGGTGACTTTGAGACCGCACCAGCCGGTGGTTTTGTCAAATCCGCATCTGTTGCTGAGGGTGCATCATCAATCCCTGGTTGGACGATCAATGGCACAGTTGAGCTGATTTCAGCAGGCCAGCACCAGGGTGGCATGATCCTTATTGTTCCACAGG GGGATCATGCTGTACGGCTAGGAAATGATGCTAGTGTTGGGCAGGTGGTGGAGGTTGAGAAGGGCTCAGAGTATGCTATCACATTCAGCGCTGCCCGTACATGTGCTCAGCTGGAGGCACTGAATGTGTCCGTGCTAGGTGGTGTATCACAGACAGTGGATTTGCAGACATTGTACAACATAGAAGGCTGGGATGCGTACGCCCTGGCTTTTCAGGCAACAGATGAGCAGGCACATATTCAGTTCATGAACCCTGGCATGGAGGATGATCCAACTTGCGGGCCTATCCTTGACAATGTCGCCATCAAGAAGCTCTTCACTCCAGACAAGCCAAAGG ATAATGTGGTCCTCAATGGAGACTTTGAGGAAGGTCCGTGGATGTTCCCAAACACAAGCTTTGGAGTGCTGCTCCCAACCAACCTCGACGAGCAAACATCTGCCATACCTTGCTGGATGATTGAGTCAAACCGGGCTGTCCGCTTCATTGACTCTGATGAATACAAGGTTCCACAGGGGAAGCGCGCCATCGAGCTTCTGTCAGGCAAGGAGGGCATCATCTCCCAGATGGTGGAGACAACcccccagaaggagtacagccTTACGTTCACGCTGGGGACGGCAGGGGACTCATGCCAGCCACCGATGGCCATCATGGCGTTCGCCGGCGACCAGGCCCAGAACTTCCACTACTCACCGATGGGCAACGCCACCAGCCAGGCCGCAAATGTGACGTTCACGGCGCACGCCGAGAGGACGCGCGTGGCATTCTACAGCGTGTACTACAACACTAGGAGCGACGACCACAGCTCTCTGTGCGGGCCGGTGATTGACGACGTCCGCGTACGGGGCTTGAACGCGGCTGCCGGGTTGAAGGCAAGTGTCGGGCTGGTTCTCAGCATTGTTGGTATGGTCGGCATGGTGCTCCTCTGA
- the LOC120671890 gene encoding potassium channel KAT3-like: MMPRRLSAEFTSTRVKMACPSFCTSSWAPRLPCFDGDSSSRFGGRNLSGDLLPSLGATTQQPPKLRKHLVSPYDPRYKVWEIFLILLVVYSAWICPLEFAFLRYLPRAPFIVDDVVNGFFAVDIVLTFFVPYVDSKSYLLVDDPKKIAVRYLSSWFAFDVCSTFPFHSISLLFNRHEHSLGLKFLNALRLWRLRRVSSLFARLEKDIRFNYAVIRCTKLISVTLFAVHCAGCINYLIADRYPDPRRTWIGASMPDFREAGLWARYVTSLYWSITTMTTTGYGDLHAENTREMLFGIAYMLFNLWLTAYLIGNMTNLVVHSTSRTRDFRDMVQAASEFAARNQLPQQIEEQMLNHICLRFRTEGLKQQETLEILPKAMRASISLCLFFPVVQGSYLFKGVSSGFIQQLVTEMQAEYYAPKEDVMLQNDKPSDLHLLVSGAVDVLAFLDGTEQVCGKAAEGELLGETGVMSNQPQPFTFRTTKLSQVLRISRSKLMDIMQENREDGEIIRSNFQQKLRMEQRLYIAMHQDDRVGAFEQTLLDP, encoded by the exons ATGATGCCGCGGCGCCTCTCTGCAGAATTCACCAGCACACGAGTGAAAATGGCATGTCCTTCCTTTTGCACGAGCTCGTGGGCGCCACGCCTCCCGTGCTTCGACGGCGACAGTAGCAGCAGGTTCGGAGGCCGCAACCTCTCCGGCGACCTCCTGCCGTCGCTGGGCGCGACGACGCAGCAGCCTCCCAAGCTCAGGAAACACCTCGTCTCACCCTACGATCCCCGTTACAA GGTCTGGGAGATATTTCTGATCCTCCTGGTGGTGTACTCGGCGTGGATATGCCCGCTGGAGTTCGCGTTCCTGAGGTACCTGCCCAGGGCCCCGTTCATCGTGGACGACGTCGTCAACGGGTTCTTCGCTGTCGACATCGTGCTCACCTTCTTCGTCCCGTACGTCGACAGCAAGTCCTACCTCCTCGTCGACGACCCCAAGAAAATAGCAGTCAG GTACCTGTCGTCTTGGTTTGCCTTCGATGTCTGCTCGACATTCCCGTTCCACTCCATCAGCCTTCTGTTCAACCGACACGAGCACAGCCTTGGACTCAAGTTCCTCAATGCTCTCAGGCTTTGGCGGCTGCGTAGGGTCAGCTCCTTATTTGCAAG GCTGGAGAAGGACATCCGGTTCAACTACGCAGTGATACGCTGCACAAAGCTCATCTCG GTGACCCTGTTCGCGGTCCACTGCGCCGGGTGCATCAACTACCTGATCGCGGACCGGTACCCGGACCCGAGGCGGACGTGGATCGGCGCCTCCATGCCGGACTTCCGGGAGGCCGGGCTGTGGGCCCGGTACGTGACGTCCCTGTACTGGTCCATCACGACGATGACCACCACGGGGTACGGCGACCTCCACGCCGAGAACACCCGGGAGATGCTCTTCGGCATCGCCTACATGCTCTTCAACCTCTGGCTCACCGCCTACCTCATCGGCAACATGACCAACCTCGTCGTCCACAGCACCAGCCGCACCAGGGACTTT AGGGACATGGTCCAGGCGGCTTCGGAGTTCGCGGCGAGGAACCAGCTGCCGCAGCAGATCGAGGAGCAGATGCTGAACCACATCTGCCTGAGGTTCAGGACGGAGGGGCTCAAGCAGCAGGAGACGCTGGAGATCCTCCCCAAGGCGATGCGCGCCAGCATCTCGCTCTGCCTCTTCTTCCCGGTCGTGCAAGGGTCCTACCTGTTCAAGGGGGTTTCCTCAGGTTTCATCCAGCAGCTG GTGACGGAGATGCAGGCTGAGTACTACGCCCCGAAGGAGGATGTCATGCTGCAGAACGACAAACCGTCAGACCTGCATCTTCTTGTTTCAGGAGCAGTG GACGTTCTGGCGTTCCTTGATGGAACAGAACAG GTCTGTGGaaaagcagctgagggagagCTGCTAGGGGAGACTGGAGTCATGTCCAACCAGCCACAGCCGTTCACCTTCCGGACCACAAAGCTATCTCAGGTTCTGAGGATCAGCAGGTCCAAGCTCATGGACATCATGCAAGAAAACAGAGAGGACGGTGAGATCATCAGAAGCAACTTTCAGCAA AAACTCCGGATGGAGCAGAGATTGTACATTGCAATGCACCAAGACGATCGGGTCGGTGCCTTTGAACAGACGCTGCTGGATCCCTGA
- the LOC120671827 gene encoding uncharacterized protein LOC120671827 — translation MAASTKTAAVLLAAVLLALVASAAASRKLEEDAALLGSLAPAPAPAMGAAAGIAAGAPGAWAVAALVSLVAFLAH, via the coding sequence ATGGCCGCCTCCACCAagaccgccgccgtcctcctcgccgcggtCCTCCTCGCGCTCGTCGCGTCCGCGGCGGCCAGCAGGAAGCTCGAGGAGGACGCCGCCCTCCTGGGCAGCCTCgccccggcgcccgcgccggccatgggcgccgccgcggggatcgccgccggcgcgcccgggGCGTGGGCCGTCGCAGCCCTCGTCTCGCTCGTCGCCTTCCTCGCGCACTGA